The DNA sequence GAAGAGAACTCTCCATGCACTAGTTCTCTGTTTACAATGCAATGAGTAGCTTCCTTTTTTTGAAGGCAGTCACAAATCCTCTACTGTACAAGGGTGGTGTCTTTTAAGGAACCTGAAGTACCTCTGCTTCATGAGCAGATATGCATGTGCGTCACCTGAATAAAGTTGGTGTGCAAATGTGCACAATATGCATCAGTTTAAAACACACCTTGAAAAGTGGTCAAATTTAAATTCTTGAACATGCTATTGTGAGTCAGCAACGAAATGTTTGTAGATTGCTTGTATTGTACCAGACAAAATTTCATGTGCTGCGAAGCCACTGCCCAAGAGAGAAATTTTAATTATATTAAATAATTTTGTTCTACAACAAAAATGCATCAGGAAGAACATTGAGGGTTATCAGTACTCCCATTATTTAGGAATTTGGTTTGCAATAGATTTAACTAAACAATTaaaaaattgaaagggcacattgAATTGCAAATTCCAGGTGTCTATATTTAGACTAAAATAAGCACATCTGGGTAAAACCCACATTATTTTTATTGAAAATAAATACCTATTATGCCATAGTCCAGATTAATGGTTGCCAATGTTTCGTCCTGTTCTATAATAAATAAACACATATAAGTCTTATCAATAATCTAAAAGTCTTCATGATAAGGATTTTATATGAACACATTAAGCCAAGTTTCAtggctgaatttaaaaaaaagtgatttaaaaaacCCCCATATAGTAAAACTGCGATATTTTGGCACACTTGAGACCTTGACTAAACTGGCAAAATTTCCCAGCAATTGGATGTTCATATTAATTCACCAGCACACTTccaattattttttaatgataTCACAGGGATTTTTAATAATCTCTCCATTGATCCTGGTAGGTTTGAATGAATGCAGAAACTGTGTACGTGCTGAATTTCAGGGTAGTTCAGAAATGGGCCTCCATGGACCATGAGAATTGAGGCCGCAGCGAGATGTAGGGAAATGTTGATACCAGGGGCCTGGTGCATCTCAGGCAACTAAATTTTTGATATGACTTGGGGTTATGCAGGCTCTGATGAGACTTGACAAAAGATCCAGAGACTGGTGAATCTTGGGAATGTCCAGGActtggaaagcttttgtttgcatgctatccagtcaagtcaaatcatactatacacgagCACAATCAAGCTATACACATATactacaggtagtgcaaagagaaaaataccagagcgcAGAATAGCATGTTACTGCAATGTCGCATTGCAATTACAGAGGAAAAAGTCCAAAGttcgcaatgaggtagataggaagatcaggactacatccTAGCTAGTGGCAGTACAATTCAGTAGGCTGGTAAcaacaggaaagaagctgtttgttAATCAGGTGATAGGTGCTTTCAGACTTTGCTATCATCTGTTCATTGGGataggggagaggaaggaatgacaATGGTGAAAAAGATCCTTGATTTCCTGAGATGGTGTGAAGTGTAAATGCAGTCGAAGATGGGaagactggtctgtgtgatggacagggTGACATCATAACTCTCTACAATATCTCACTGTCTTGGGCAGTACTGTTCCCTAACTAACCTGAGATATAACCTGacagaatgctttctatggtgcatctgcagaagttgttgagagttgcTAGAGACATCCCAAACTTCTTTAGTTCCATGAGGAAGTAGAGCCATAGCTTCAATGTTATTGGTCCAGGATACattgttgatgatatttatgCCTAGAAACTTGCAGCTCTTGACCatttccaggagtttggagatgagattggatgggattatggtgttaaagctggagctatagtcaataaattgGAGTCTGACATAGGTGCCCTTGTTATCTAAATGATCCAgtgatgagtgtagggctagggaggtggcatctgctgtggaccCATTGTGACACTGATGTAGATCATGGCTATCTGGGAAACTGGAGTTAATGTgtgtcatgaccagcctctcaaagcacttcacgaTGGTGGGTTGCTacattgcttttctttggcactgggtgATAGTGGTCCTCTTAAAGCAGCTGGGAACCACAGAATGGAGTAGAGAACATTTAAAGATGTCTGCAAATATTCCTGCCAACTGGTCCATACAGGTCCTGAGGACACGGCTGGGGATTacatctgggccagttgctttctgcgAGTTCTGCGAATTCACTCACAGGAAGGCTGATCTCATAATATTTTCTTAGGCATACATTCCTCTAAAGACTTACTGATGAACTCTGTGATGGCAGTGCATACTCATGTAcagagccctccataatgtttgggacaagacccatcatttatttatttgcctctgtattccacaatttgagatttgtaatagaaataaatcacgtggttaaagtgcacattgtcaggttttattaaaggccagttttatacattttggttttaccatgtagaaattacagctgtatttatacatcgtccccccatttcagggtaccataatgtttgggacacatggcttcacaggtgtttgtaattgctcaggtgtgtataattgcctccttaatgcaggagagctctcagcacctagtctttcctccagtccttccatcacctttggaattttttattgctgtttatcaacatgaggaccaaagttgtgccaatgagacCAATATaacactgagaaacaagaataaaactgttagagacatcagtcaaaccttaggcttaccaaaatcaactgtttagaacatcattaagaagaaagagagcactggtgagcttactaaatcgcaaagggactgtcaGGCCAAggacgacctccacagctgatgacagaagaattctctctattataaagaaaaaaccccaaacacctgtccgacagatcagaaacactcttcaggaatcaggtgtggatttgtcagaccactgtccgcagaagacttcatgaacagaaatacagaggctacactgcaagatgcaaaccactggttagccgcaaaaataggatggccaggttacagtttgccaagaattaCTTAAAAgatcaaccacagttctggaaaaaaggtcttgtggacagatcagacaaaaattaacttatatcagagtgatggcaagagcaaaatatagagagaaggaactgcccaagatccaaatcataccaccacatctgtgaaacacggtggtgggggtgttatggcctgggcatgtatggctgctgaaggtactgactcatttgtcttcattgatgatacaactgctgacagtagtagcaaaatgaattctgaagtgtatagacacatcctatctgctcaagttcaaacaaatgcctcaaaactcattggccggcatttcattctacagcaagacaatgatcccaaacatactgctaaagcacaaagggatttttcaaagctaaaaaatggtcaattcttgagtggccaagtcaatcacccgatctgagcccaattgagcatgccttttatatgctgaagagaaaactgaaggggactagcccccaaaacgagCCAAAGCTAAAAAtgcctgcaatacaggcctggcagagcatcaccagagaagacacccagcaactggtgatatccatgaatcgcagacttcaagcagtcattgcatgcaaaggttgtgtaacaaaatactaaacatgactactttcatgacATTgcagtgtcccaaacattatggagggcactgtaggttgcTACAGTGTCTTTGAATATGGACTAGACGCTGAGTCAAAGCAGTTGCGAAGGATCTTAACCCTGTATAAACACTGctctaatttctacatggtgaaaacaaaatgtttaaaaatggcctttattaaaatctgacaatgtgcactttaaccacatgtgattttttctattactatctcaaattgtggagtacagaggcaaataaataaacgatggctctttgccccaaacattatggagggcactgtaagttgcTACAATGTCTTTGAAAATGGACCAGACGCTGACTCAAAGCAGTTGCGAAGGATCTTATCTGTTTCCCAACACTGTACGACTTTCTGTgctggatcctcctgcttcaggtTCTCCTTGTAAGCGTGGTGTAGAAGAAGAATCAGGTGATCTGATGTTCCAATTAACGGTCAGGGAAATTGAACAGTAGGCGTCTTTGGTTGTGCAGGGTGGTGAAGGGTGCTGGGCCTCTGGTGGGACAGGGGATGAGTTGATAGTATTTTGATAGCACACTTTTGTAATTGGACTGATGGAAGTTGCTGGATATTATGAAGAAGGACTTGGGGCATTTCACTTCAAGGCTATTGGTGACATTGTGTAATTCATCAAGTGCAAGCATATCATCTGCATAGGGTGGGAAGTAGACTGCTATCAGGAAGTTGAGGTTAATTCCTGCGACAGGTAGTGGAGACAGCATTTGTTTTTCCTCTGTTCACTTCTGTGGTGGTGTGCAAGGAAAGAGATAATGGATAAATAGGTTATTCTGTCAAGCTTGAAAACATAGTCCATATGTGTAGTGGAATATTGGGAGTTGCTTTGAATTGCTTTGGTTAAATTAAATTCTTGTATCATGGTTTGGGTGGTGATGCTGTATGCTATTCATTTCTCAGTTGCCCCATTTCTCAGATGTCCACATGACCTCCCACAGTGATATTCCACCAATGCCATCCAGCCTTCCAGTCTAATCACTGTAATATATTGGTGGCTGATGGCCCAGCATCTACTAGGGAGCTAAGTTGAACTGAAACAGGTAGCCTGTTCCCTGAAGTGCAACACTGGGATAAAGATAGCCTCATGTAAAACAGCAGGCATTCATTAACATGGTATTTAGTTCTGTGCAAGGAACTGAAACCTAAATGCTTACATAGCTGTTTGTTTCACTCAGACTTTCTGGCCCCCTTTACTGTAAATAACAGATGCCTTTTTCCAGCAGACACGATTGCAGGAAATGTTGCAAACTTTTTACTTGTTTTGGTTTGATTTGTGAGATAAATTTGAATAATAGATGAAATACAAAAGGCAATAAATTCCTGAAGAAATCCTGTAATAAACTACCTCTATCAAATGATTAAAGAAACAAATAATGAGTCATTTATTTGTTGCTTTAGGTTTTTTATATTAGCAATGGTCACCGAATTGAAAGTATTGACTCATATTTTCATTCTTTACAGATATGCAATACATTACAAGAATGTCAGAATCCATGTCTTCAACTGGAGCCGATAGAATATGGGTTCCAGGAAATCAGAGCATATCAACAAGGAAGTTCTTCAGATTCGTGCAAGCAAATTCTTCCAATTATAAAAGACTGTATCCATAGGAGGCAGCAAGGAATGGTGCTGAACAGGAGAACTTCCTCCACCGAAGCTGTTAATGGCAGTGCTCCAGTTTCAGAAGGATCATCTGGAGTTCTTGACTTATCTGGTCCTGATGTGGATTCTCAGAACCCAGAATATATCGGTGATAACCTTCTGGAAAATTCTCAAAATATGAATGCTTCTTTACAGGCCCATGGTGATGGTAATTTAGATCTTATGAGTCCAGACAGTGGACTAGCTACCATCAGAAGCAATCGTTCATCCAAAGAAAGTTCAGTTTTTCTCAGTGATGAGAGTCCGATCCGAGAAGCAGTTGCTCCACCATCCAACATTGCCCACGGATATGACTTGTTCAGTTCGCTGCCGGAAGGTGAACTATTGGACAAAATTGTACCATCAGTTGTTAATTTGAATAATAATTTTGACCTGTCCGTTCTCGATCCAACGCACTGCAATAACCCCCAAACTGATCTTTCAGGAGATAATGAAGAGTTTATAATTACTAGTTTGCCTAATCTTGACTCCACTCCTACATTATCTAATAATTCACCAGATTTTCCCACAGATGTATCAAAGGAAATTAGTAGCGTAACTGAACAGGTAAAGGAAGAGGATATTCATGTTTACAGACAAGACCATTCTAGCGATAAACCAGAGAAAGATCAAATGATGCAACATCTGGTGAATACATCTTTAGCGTCGCAAAGCCTTCCTGACGCTGTGATTGGAGTGGAAATTGTAGATGAGAAAATTCCCCCGACCCCAATGAACAGTCTGGTGGAAGGATCACCCCTGGATGAAAATCCCCATAATATTTTTGCAGAAGATGTAATAGAGAAAATGAATGGAATTGTCGCAGTTGATTCTGACCAGTCAGATTCAAAGTGTATCAGCCAACAGAATGAGTTTGAAGTAAGTCTGGAGTTGGCTACAGCaagcccagatgctgcctgggacAGAGGTCAAAAATCATTAAATGTACACACACAACCTCCTGATCTTTGGGCAGACTTTACACAAGAATTCAGTCAATCAGATTTTGCCCATGGCGATGATGTGAATGAAATTGATATCCAGTGTAAGCAATCAGTTATGAAACATGTTGATGATATATGGAATAATGCTGGCCAATCCATTTTTCAATCCCCTTCTGCTAAACCAGAAATATATGATGAGTTAAATGAGTGTCAATTCAAAGAAACTAATGCGCCTCTTTTAAATAACTTTGATCCACACTACAAATTTGGAAACAAAACATTATTAGCAGACAAATCCATATTCATTACCAATTTACCAAGACCAAAGAATAAACAACATAATGTCAATGATCAAGAGACAGACATTGAACCAAAAGAAAATGCATTTAGGTGGGATAAGGCTATACAGGAAGCTGCCTGGCCTTCTGAGATGTTCCCAGAGATACCAAAGGAATCTGAAGAGAAATTTCAATATACAGACACTGCAAATCTAGATTTCAGCCCAGAGGCCACACAGAATATACCTCTTTCATCACAAATGTTCACAGTATTATGTGATCCTGCACAGCAAGTTCATTTTCCAATTACCACAGATTTATCAAGCGGGAATGAATCTATAAATGAAATTACCCAACCAACTGATGAAACTTTACATGGTTGGGCTATATTTGATCATGAAACTAGGAACCTGACTTCTGAACATGAAAAAATACTTCTTGCAGAAAATGATCAAAGCTCCCAAACATCTCCACATAGACATGACATAAATACTGGTTCTGAGAAACCAAAAGGACAATTaatttctgaaaatccagatgaAAGTCCACATACTCAGAGTCAACCATTGGAACAGTACTATGAAGCATGTAATATTTCTCAGGATGATCTCAATCAGTCATCATTGGCATATCCAAATATTTGGAGCAGTCAAGTAGAAAGCATTAACCACACAGGTATAAAATTAAAGAGTGAATCCAAACAGGATGCTCCCCTGCCAGTGTTTAATACCAACGTCCTAGGAACAGAACACATGCAAGATGTACATCAAGCTAAAATTAGTCACAGTCAGGCAATATTTGAAACTGTAGGGATACCGAAAACAGAGGGATGTAAATCAACGTCTCCAGATAATTCTGATAAATGGAATGAATTTGAACAGAGCTGCCATTCATCTTCTGAcagtctggaggaaagttgtaaaCATAACGAGGGGGCGAGTCAGGAAAGTGCAGAACTTCTagataaaataaaacatttagaaCAGCAATTTACATTCTCTGAAGCTGAAAATCCATGTACGGCAAATGCAAATCTACAAGAGTGTACAGAGCTTTTCACAGGGATGCATCATCCATGCAATATTTTGAAAGAGCCTCAAGGTGAATCAGCATTCACAAGTCAAGGTATATTCAATCCACTTGAGGAAAGCAGTCAGCCTCAAGCAATCTATTCTAACTTCTGCCAAGATTATAAGATGGAAGATGGAATACCAGGCTATCAAAATAATGAATTATTTAGTTCTGTTGGTGGTGAAGTAGTGAAAGCGGATAATGACCAAACCCTGGCAAGTGCTCGTACCTGGGGTCAATCCCAACAAAGTGTAACAGAACTGAATAGGAGAAATTCAGATTTGCAGAGCAAACCTGCTGAGGAATTTTCATATTCTGACCTGGAAGAAAAATGGAAAGAATCTACATTCAAAGCAAATCAGCCAGCGTTCAATCTTTGTGATGTACATTATGAAGTTAATCAGAGCAGCCAGCTGCCACACTCTGAAATGCTGCAAGCCCATTTGGCCTTCATTGATGCCAAGAATCAACTTTTAGAAGAAGGAAACCTGCAAACCATGCAGAATTCTGAACTCTGTAAAGATTCTGTTCATGAATTTATCCAGCCAAGTACAGAACTTGAAATTTTGAAGACAGTTGAGCAAGAGCAACCTGAAATGCTTTCTGCTAGAAGGGATGTCTGCAGTGGATCTGAACAAGAGTTAATTGAGGCAAGTGGAAATATTCATGATATTGTGAATGATTACTGCCAAACTATGTGCCAAGCATCTGCAGCAAAACCTGATTTATGGGATAATTCCATTAAGTTGTTTTTTGGTTCAGCTACTGTAAATCCTGATATTTTAAATGACTACGAGCTAGACTCCAGCCACTCAGCGTCAGGCAGTCCGGATAGATGGAGTGAATCTGCCGATTTAGAGAAACGAGATTCTGGACGTTCAATTGCATGGATTGATTCAGAAGGAAAAAATGAAGAGATTGTGACCAAATTGCCTGATCTAATGGACCCATCCAGACAACCATCTTGCCTAGCCATCTTGGGTGATCATTCTTCAAGTGAGTCGACTGAACAAACTTCTCTTACAGCAGGTCTAATGCAGCAGGCAACCCCTAAACCTTTGGTATTCGGGGATTCAAAAGTTAATTTCGAACAATTAGATAACATAGAGAAATCAAAACCTGCTGATGTATGCAATGAATCAGGGCATTATTTTAACACGGTAGAGAAAAGATCCAATGAAAGCAAAGCTTTTGAAGTTTTAAGCAATGTTAATTTTGAATCTCTGCAAGATGAACAATCAATTTCAATGTACCCTGATGCTTGGGTTCATTTGGGAGAAGTGCCTGAAGCAATTATGACAGATCAGAATTTACAAGATAAGCAGAGAGAGGTGATAAGTTATTATGATTTGGAAGATAATGAATTTCCAAAACATAGAAACCATGTGGTGAACCCAGAAAATCTAGATGCCTGGAATCCAGTAGGGGAGGTCTCCGTTTGTGTGGCTGGTGTACTGCCTTGTTCATGGACAGACGATAAGCAGTTTCAAAACTCCATTTCTGAAGATAATGCTTTGTACCACTTGACAAAAAATGAAACTGTAACTCTGGACAAGAGAAAAACTGTGCTTCAAGAAGGAGAAGGAAGTTTTTCAAAAGAAAATGCATCAACTTTAGACCTAATCAATAATTTGCAAAGTACAAATGACAATGAAAAAGAAATGGAACCCTTTTTTTCAAAATCCAGATCTGCTGAGGACCATATTACTTCTGATTTAGGTAGTCCAGTAATTGCTTTACATAATTCTGAAATGATGGATTACTACTCTGTATCAGAAGAAAATCTTTTGCACATGGAACCACTGAAAGAATCTCTTCTAGCAGTAGCAGTGGACCTTAATTTATGTGACACAATTTCACCTGCAGGCAGCACTACTTCCAAAACCACAAATGATGAGTTTGTCTGTGGAGAAAAAACTCTATTTACGGATGAAGATCCCCAGCTAAGTCATTCTGAAATAGAAGATTGCAATAGCAACACTAAGCTAGAGATGCTTAAAGAGAATTTAGCATTTGCCCATAAAAATCTAGAAATAATTTCATCAATCAGTGTTTGTGATTCTGTTGAGCAGTCAGAATTATTGAAAAATAGAACCAAAGATGTTAAAGACAGTGACATATTTCCACCAGCAGATGGCACTTCAGCACTCTCCATCACTGAGGTATCAAACCAAAGAAATATTGAAACTGAATGTTTAACACATGACCTGGAAAGTGATTGGGCTTCATTTGAAAATACAGATAGCAGTAGTAACAGCAATGTGACATCCAGTTTATCATCCAGTACCCACAAATCAGATTTTTGGGAAGATCTCAGTCCTGAGGATAGCAGTATACTTGATGCTGAAGGGATTTCTGTTTCAGAGAGCAGTACTGAAACTAATCAGATAAAAGGAAATGAATCAAAAGTGGAAACTGTGGAGAGTTTGACAGAGTTGTGCAACAGAGGAAATGATCCTCTCTTGAAACAAAAGTCTGACAATCAGAATGGCTTATTGGTTTCTTCAGTCAGTTCACCAGCAGCCCCAACTGCTAACAGCTCGACAGAAGTTGAATACTTGCCTGAACATCATACCATTGTAAAGCCAAATAAACTACATAGCAAAGACATTGAACTGACTTCAAACAAGGACTGCAGTGCAGGAGAAATAGATTATATCTCTTTATCTGGGAAAGATAGACCTTTTGAAAAGGCCGAGGATATGCAGGTCGTCAAAAGCTTGGTGGTTGGAGATGCAATTCCAACAAATGTGAAAACAGACTTTCAAGAAGGTATGCTTTCAACATTTCCTTCAGATTCAGTTCAACAAGTGGTTACTGGAAATGAAACCAGTGATCTTGAGAAAGTTTCCACTGAAACCCTTTCCACAAACAATACCTCAGAGGACCAATTTGTGACAAATAATGGCCAGGATGCAGGGGACGAACATTTAGAtgcaaaaataattgaaaatcaaCAAAGTAAAGGAAGAATGGATGCAAGTGATCTTTTAGATGACTCGTCTGATGAAAGTTCCAGCAGGACAGAAATAAGTATATCTGACTCAGAGAATTCTGTAAAAGAGCTAATAGCAGCAAGACCTCCAAATGATGATGCATGCAGAGAAAAATCTGAAGAATCTAAGACTGAACACAATGTTATATGTCAAATGTCATTAGAAACAAAACATACAAATCATTCTGATAAGATTGGATTCACAGACAATCTACGCCATGATGAAATTGactgcactgtatctcagttTCCCTCAAGAGACAATAAATTTACATCTGATGATTTAATAGGTGTAATAGTGGCAAACCAGGATCATTCAGAATCATCTGGAAATCAACCAAAAAACAAAGAGACTTCAGCTGAACAAAGTGAATCAACTAAAGTAAGGTAAACCATGTCACATTCAGTCATTTTTATGTCAATACAaaccccatatatatatatatttgttttgtttttgtctgTTGTATGTCAGTAACCTAATTTTTTAGGTTTCTTCAAATAATTATCAAGGCAATTATGTTGTAAGTGTAAGTGAAATGAATTTAATAGTTTTCTTAGTATGGTATCAGTTCATCAGTACATTCAAGATTTAGTTACTCAGCCTTAGTACATCCAGATTTTTTTCCTGAGATTTTGAGCGAAGACTTGCTTTCTTTAAGTATCTGATTCCGTTTTCTGCAGTTGAAAGGTATTATCCTAATTgtacaaataattaaaataagGGATCGTTACTGAGCCACAAAGATTCTAGACCAGGAAATATAAATTAGGATCAAAGTATGCCTGGAAAATATACTGCAtatgtatagtttagtttttagtttagtttagagatacagcgcggaaacaggccctttcggcccaccgggtccacgccgaccagcgattcccgcacattaacactatcctatactcattagggacaatgttttccatttatcaagccaattaacctacaaacctgtacgtctttggagtgcttggaggaaaccgaaaatctcggagaaaacccacgcaggtcacggggagaacgtacaaactccgtacatacagcatccgtagtcgggatcgaacccaggtctccggcgctgcattcgctgtaagggagcaactctaccgtgttGCCCGAATGGTGTAAGGGCTACCTTGAGAAAACAATTTCTCATACCTGCAACCTCTGTTAATTGAGAGTTATTGCCTTCAGTATAGGATATTTGTATAATGACGCTCGCTCTTGTTGACCTCACACTCCAGACACTGCACTAGAATTGAATCTGGAATGTTGTGCTTGAAGGAAGAGCAGAACAGTGCCCCAGTGTGAAGTAAAAATAGAATAGGGTTTTCTCGGTAGAACACTGATGAAGCAGGATGAATGTGGTAGGTGTGCCAGTGGTCACAGTGAACAACTTGAGCAGCAAATCCTTGGGTCATGAAGGCCACATGTTGGCCAAGCCAGATATGTTCAAATGGGACAAGAAGCAGTCCATGGACTGAGGTGCGGTAAACTAATCAGTAAGCCCCAGGAATTTGTGGTGTAAATTACTGTTGTTTAAATGGGTTCATAGCACTTTGGAACACTAGTTACCTTCTATAGATAATCTTCACTGGGTACTGATGATGATCCATTGAGTTATGATACCACTTGTGGACATGGAGTATATTTTGGTGTAGTATGATCATCTATTCATTGACTTGGACAGTTCAGGTCCATTTATTGTTAGCCAAACTGCTTCTCTATGACTTTCAGCTTGGCAGAGGAAGGAGCTGGGTAAATTAGATTGGATTGGAGTTTGCTAAGTGCCTGACACAGTGCATGGGCACCTCATTTTGTCTACAAAAAGGCAGATAATATAATATTAAAGGTTcataggtcagtttattgtcgcgtgtgccaattaaggtacagtgaaacttgaattaccatacagccattctaaaaaaagcaacaagacacacaactacataaaagttaacataaacatccgcacagcagattccccacattcctcattgtgatggaaggcaataaagtataTCTTCTTCctcttattctcccgcggtcaggggagTCGAACAATCTGCAGttagggtgatcgaagctcccgcagccggcggtcgaagctacCGCGTTGGGGCTGTCAAAGCTac is a window from the Rhinoraja longicauda isolate Sanriku21f chromosome 3, sRhiLon1.1, whole genome shotgun sequence genome containing:
- the LOC144592034 gene encoding protein prune homolog 2-like isoform X1, with product MEEYLQHTKSILIKRNELPPVHAVLGDRECGLDSAVSALVYAYFLYKTHPTDHLYVPVLNVQRSEFPLRSEVVFILQELNISESSLIFRDDIDLHMLNTEGKLALTLVDHNRLTSDDKILDTAVVKIIDHHEQERIHSDHCEFVLEPVGSCITLIASEILQGAPELLNQQLTHLLRGLIIFDCMNMTSEVGRVTLKDNEIIAALEQRFPDLPARQEVFDALQQVKLDVSGLSTEQILLKDLKELLEGDTKLAISTVYMTLEDFLSRPNLIDDFKTFTGRYDYDILVLLTVFFGEGGEVNRQLAIYADNDDLCNRICNTLQECQNPCLQLEPIEYGFQEIRAYQQGSSSDSCKQILPIIKDCIHRRQQGMVLNRRTSSTEAVNGSAPVSEGSSGVLDLSGPDVDSQNPEYIGDNLLENSQNMNASLQAHGDGNLDLMSPDSGLATIRSNRSSKESSVFLSDESPIREAVAPPSNIAHGYDLFSSLPEGELLDKIVPSVVNLNNNFDLSVLDPTHCNNPQTDLSGDNEEFIITSLPNLDSTPTLSNNSPDFPTDVSKEISSVTEQVKEEDIHVYRQDHSSDKPEKDQMMQHLVNTSLASQSLPDAVIGVEIVDEKIPPTPMNSLVEGSPLDENPHNIFAEDVIEKMNGIVAVDSDQSDSKCISQQNEFEVSLELATASPDAAWDRGQKSLNVHTQPPDLWADFTQEFSQSDFAHGDDVNEIDIQCKQSVMKHVDDIWNNAGQSIFQSPSAKPEIYDELNECQFKETNAPLLNNFDPHYKFGNKTLLADKSIFITNLPRPKNKQHNVNDQETDIEPKENAFRWDKAIQEAAWPSEMFPEIPKESEEKFQYTDTANLDFSPEATQNIPLSSQMFTVLCDPAQQVHFPITTDLSSGNESINEITQPTDETLHGWAIFDHETRNLTSEHEKILLAENDQSSQTSPHRHDINTGSEKPKGQLISENPDESPHTQSQPLEQYYEACNISQDDLNQSSLAYPNIWSSQVESINHTGIKLKSESKQDAPLPVFNTNVLGTEHMQDVHQAKISHSQAIFETVGIPKTEGCKSTSPDNSDKWNEFEQSCHSSSDSLEESCKHNEGASQESAELLDKIKHLEQQFTFSEAENPCTANANLQECTELFTGMHHPCNILKEPQGESAFTSQGIFNPLEESSQPQAIYSNFCQDYKMEDGIPGYQNNELFSSVGGEVVKADNDQTLASARTWGQSQQSVTELNRRNSDLQSKPAEEFSYSDLEEKWKESTFKANQPAFNLCDVHYEVNQSSQLPHSEMLQAHLAFIDAKNQLLEEGNLQTMQNSELCKDSVHEFIQPSTELEILKTVEQEQPEMLSARRDVCSGSEQELIEASGNIHDIVNDYCQTMCQASAAKPDLWDNSIKLFFGSATVNPDILNDYELDSSHSASGSPDRWSESADLEKRDSGRSIAWIDSEGKNEEIVTKLPDLMDPSRQPSCLAILGDHSSSESTEQTSLTAGLMQQATPKPLVFGDSKVNFEQLDNIEKSKPADVCNESGHYFNTVEKRSNESKAFEVLSNVNFESLQDEQSISMYPDAWVHLGEVPEAIMTDQNLQDKQREVISYYDLEDNEFPKHRNHVVNPENLDAWNPVGEVSVCVAGVLPCSWTDDKQFQNSISEDNALYHLTKNETVTLDKRKTVLQEGEGSFSKENASTLDLINNLQSTNDNEKEMEPFFSKSRSAEDHITSDLGSPVIALHNSEMMDYYSVSEENLLHMEPLKESLLAVAVDLNLCDTISPAGSTTSKTTNDEFVCGEKTLFTDEDPQLSHSEIEDCNSNTKLEMLKENLAFAHKNLEIISSISVCDSVEQSELLKNRTKDVKDSDIFPPADGTSALSITEVSNQRNIETECLTHDLESDWASFENTDSSSNSNVTSSLSSSTHKSDFWEDLSPEDSSILDAEGISVSESSTETNQIKGNESKVETVESLTELCNRGNDPLLKQKSDNQNGLLVSSVSSPAAPTANSSTEVEYLPEHHTIVKPNKLHSKDIELTSNKDCSAGEIDYISLSGKDRPFEKAEDMQVVKSLVVGDAIPTNVKTDFQEGMLSTFPSDSVQQVVTGNETSDLEKVSTETLSTNNTSEDQFVTNNGQDAGDEHLDAKIIENQQSKGRMDASDLLDDSSDESSSRTEISISDSENSVKELIAARPPNDDACREKSEESKTEHNVICQMSLETKHTNHSDKIGFTDNLRHDEIDCTVSQFPSRDNKFTSDDLIGVIVANQDHSESSGNQPKNKETSAEQSESTKVSSLKCVQKHLSPSFESMAQETVCEHTEEVTEQFQSEEYARSSTKDVGMDIPFDEGSPSPLAEESRPVPPNSLDLNGSHPGKKKLTAPEISLSLDQSEGSILSDDNLDTPEDLDINVDDLETPDEADSLEYSGQGNELEWEDETPSAINTGREVADPIPEYTAEEERTDNRLWRTVVIGEQEHRIDMKAIEPYRKVVSHGGYYSDGLNAIIVFAACFLPESNRPDYNYIMENLFLYVISTLELLVAEDYMIIYLNGATPRRKMPGFNWMKKCYQMIDRRLRKNLKSFIIVHPSWFIRTILAVTRPFISSKFSSKIRYVSSLAELEELIPMQHVQIPDTIRECEEEKCKKRKMRLDEELKEASDTTNRLSIESEASSDEQVAESTLDKHTE